CATCTGTGGGTTGAGTGATTTGTGTCTGTGCAAATGTATGTATTTTGCCATCAACTTGTTAGTGCATATGACAACTGTGTACAAGGCCTAGGAAATTGCAGCTGGGAAAGTCTATATATTTGAATTTGTCATTATTTTACCAAGTGAATTGAACTATATGGCTGCTGTCTCTTTGTAGTTGTTGGTCATTGTCATTGATTTTGTCAACAGGCTGGCCGTTTACCAACACTGTGTGTAAACTGAGTGGTCTGGTGCAGGGGATGTCTGTGGCTGCCTCAGTCTTCACCCTGGTGGCCATCGCAGTGGACAGGTTGGTATGATGGAGGGAATTTGGTTGCAGGCAATGATTATTGTTTACTGTGTAATTTATCTCACCTGTGATTGAGGGTGCCCTACAGTGTAGAAACAGCCATTCAACCAGTTTTGAATGTAAAAAAACAGAACATTGCACTAAGTGCAAGgggtgccaatatatttgacCACATTTGTGTATAGTGCCTTGGCACAAAAAACAGCAAGCAttcttccttttcctctctctatttccactCTCCACAGGTTCCGCTGCATTGTGTACCCTTTTCAGCCCAAACTCACCCTCTTAGTTGCCAAGGCGACCATAGCGATGATCTGGGTTCTGGCCGTGGTAATCATGTGTCCCTCAGCAGCTGCCCTGACCGTGGAGGAGGTGGCTGATCACTACATGGTTTACAGCCAGAACTACAACATGACCTACCCCCTGTACTCCTGCTATGAGAACTTTGCTGACCCGAAGATGAGGAAGGTCTACACCACGGTTCTGTTCGCCCACATCTACTTGGTGCCCCTGACTCTCATCACCGTCATGTACGGGCGCATCGGGGTGAAGCTCTACACTTCTGTGGTGTCAAGCAGAGAACCTCAGGATGCAGCACCTCCTCCCCCCCCAGCAAGGCATGACGGGGGAAGGCCACAGATCTCCCAGAAGAAGATCAAGGTGATCAAGATGCTGATCGTGGTGGCCCTGCTGTTCATGCTGTCCTGGCTGCCGCTGTGGACTCTGATGCTGCTGACGGACTATGGAGGGCTGGGAGAGGAACAGCTGGAGCTCCTCACTGGATACATCTTTCCATTCGCCCACTGGCTAGCCTTTTCCAACTCTTCTGTCAACCCCATCATCTACGGATACTTCAACGAGAACTTTAAGAGGGGCTTCCAGGCCGTCTGCCAGACCAACTCTTGCTGCCCCACAGGGAATAGGGGTGAGGTAACGGGAAGGGGAACTAGGGAAGGTAGAGCAAGAGATGGGGGTAATGGTGGATTGGATGGAGGCGGACTGAGGGATCCCACAAGCAACCCCAATCCTCTCTTGTTTGGGGCAAGAAACAAAGTATACACCGACGGTAATGTGGCAGACTCTGTGCTCCTTGAGCTGGAGTTGAAGAAGAATTCAAAGGTGGGAAGCAACACGGTCCATATTGAGGGCAGGGGGACTGGGGCGAGTGGAGGAATGGGGATTGGCTATGTGATGAACAAAAAGGGGATTCATGTTGAGGAGCCCACCAGCCCAATGGGAGTGTGTCAGGCCTGGGATCATTAGTGGGGATTGAAACTATGGAGGTGATTTCAGCATCCCTTGTGAATAGAAAAGATAGGCACAGtcttatttcattttattttagaTGATGTGGTATGTGGACTCAAGTCAACATTGAATTAGACCACATGACAAACTTTGACCTTGGAGTCATTCTAAGATCCCTCCAACCACTAAAAGAAGacctgggcccgtatccacaaagtgtCTGAATAGAAAATTGGTCATAATAAGTGCTGAGAATAGATGCATCCCACTGGgtgcacactggttgaatcaacattgtttcaacgtAATTTGTCAACGCGGTGTGCCGTGGAATCAACGTAGGAAATGCGTTTAGATTATTTTTTAAAGTCATCAACCAGTGCCGTTTATCATATTTCAACCAGCGTTGTAAACATTGAAATTAGAATAAAACCAACTTAAATTCATAGATTAAACAACATAATAATCATGTCTACTTTAAACTGGGTTAAATTCTACATAGAAATGTTAATCTTTTTCATCCTATATTCAATATACATTGTTTTGGGTGGTTGGAATTATGTTGAATTTCATATTTGattagacatacagtgccttcagaaagtactcatacccctagacttattccacatttagttgtgttcgagcctggattaaatatatttttctcacccgtctacacacagtaccccatcaTTACAAGTATTtctttgcacatttattgaaaatggaATACAggaatctcatttacataagtattcacacccttgactcAATAACTTGTAGAAAAGAGGGAGGCAGCAAAGAACAAATGCCGGAGCAGAAGAAGTCGATATCGATCCGCTAATACAGAATTAGTAAAGgctcagtgcactacttttatggAAAAAAAGTAAACTAAAACGTATGAGTGTTTACCAGCATGTGTAACTTGAGTCTGATAATTGTGTACAAAATAGTTAATCTGATAATACTTGTGGAATATAAAAAATAATTTCTTGATATGTTTTCCAGTTTCTTGAAATACTTTGCAAATGCAACTTATTTCTATGTAAAACCTGACATGGTCTATTCATTCCTATTCCATTTTAGCATACACACTTATCCAGGGCTActtagtgagtgcatacattttcatactggtccctcgtgggaattgaacccacaaccatAGCATTGCCAGCAccatactctaccaactgagccacaccaTTTCTTCACAAACCACTTCATGTCTCAATGTACTCAATTACTGTATTATGCATAGTTTTTCTTCTTGGCTATGGAAAGTCTACAGGTACAAACCTAGATGAAGAGCCTATGTACAATACCAATAAAATCTCACACTAAATTCATGCAAATATGTACAAAAAGTATTTTCGCAGATTGTGCGTTTTCGTGAGGCTTAATTTGTGTGAAAAGACATTTTTGTGCAACTTCATTCAGAGGAAAATGCATTTTGTTCGGGGGCAAACTGAGGAACAATCTTTGAAAGTTATTGGAGCAATGCATTTTGACAAATGCTGTTCTACACTGCCTTTTGTGTCCCACATTTATTCATATAAAAACGGCTGACAACCCAATATTATTAATCAACCAGGTTTTCACCAAAATACTTTTGGAATCGTTTTGATTAATGCCTATGCTGTCTTCTATGTTTGTTTTTGCTTAATACTTTGGGATACCGGTGCTATGTTTGCAACTATAACGAGTCCGGGCTATGATCAAGCTATAAATGCAGTTAAACAGGTTCATGGAAAATAATGAATTATGTTGGCTGTCACTTATGGCACTTCCAAGGCCGTTTCATTATGATTATTACGGTCGTGTCAATCATGTTATGTACTTAGGCTATTGTAACAAGGTATATGCCAGCATTGTAGGCCTACTGGCTTTGTCCAGAGGACCTACTATGCTTCCATGGCAACGGCCGTTAGAGCAGACTTTTTTTCCTAGGTATGAGCCGTGGTTAGAGTCCCTGTTGCAGCTTTCACTCTTCCACTACATTGGTGGCAGCGTTGGGATCATATACAGCTTGCGTCTAATTATGTGATCTAGTGGTGGGAAGCATTCTGTTTTTCAAAACTGTTGGGTGTAAATACGGTGATATATCTAGTGAACAATGGATAAGCAACAATGTTATATTCCACAAGCGGACCGTGATGGATAGAAGTAGCCACTACAGGTGTAATCAAGcattacatcaaagttgcctGAAGCTGAATGGAAAGTGCTCTGCCCTGACCAGTTATTCAGAAGGAAATCCTCTGTGACTGTCTATTTTACATAAGTTAACTTACCAGTGTGGaccaaaaaacaaaaacacattctACACATTTACTAACTACCTGTTTAAAGTGTTATTACAACTATGGTGGTGTTTTGTTACTGAAGCGTGAATATCTAATAACCTGACAATGATCCACATCATATGGGTAGACAAATAATGGTGTGTTTTGCAAGAAAAAACAACTATTTTTTTAGGATGCAAACCACTgttgttccatcctggtctgatcTAATGAGATTGAAGTAGGATTTTTTTCTGGCCTAGAATCGAGTCCTTTCCCAGTCAGGAAGGACAAAGTAGGCCCCTCTTGGTTCTCATTGTCTAAGACTGAACTCAAGTTAGGGGTTATAGGTCAGGCTCTCCTATACCACTTTGCCCAACATGTTATCCCAGAGGTTGTAAATAAACTATTTTTAAGGTGATATACAGTACTAGTaaaaagttgacacctactcattccagggtttttcttgattttttaaaacttttctatattgtagaataatagtgaagacatcacaactctGAAATAACCAACAAAGTGTTGTGTAcaaatatttggatttgtttatttgagattcttcaaagtagccgccctttgccttgacagctttgcacactcttggcattctctcaacgagcttcacctggaatgcttttccaacagtcttgaaggagttcccacatatgctgagcacttacttgttggctgcttttccttcactctgtggaccaactcatcccaaaccatctcaattgggttgtggtcgggtgattgtggaggtcaggtcatctgatgcagcacaccatcactctccttggtcaaatagcccttgcacagcctggaggtgtgttgggtcattgtcctgttgaaaacaaatgatagtggaactaagtgcaaaccagatgggatggagtatcgttgcataatgctgtggtagccatgctggttaagtgtgccttgaattctaaataaatcacgcagtgtcactagcaaagcaaccccacacctcctcctcaatgcttcatggtgggaatcacacatacggagatcatccgttcacatactctgtgtctcacaaagacaaggcagttggaaccaaaaacctcCAGTTtgcactcatcagaccaaaggacagatttccaccggtctaatgtccattgctcgtgtttcttggcccatgcaagtctctttttattggtgtcctttagtagtggtttctttgcagcaatttgaccacaaaggcctgattcacgcagtctcctctgaacagttgatgttgagaagtgtctgttacttgaactctgaagcatttatttgggctgccatttctgaggctagtaactctaatgaacttattctctgtagcagaggtcttcctttcctgtggaggtcctcatgagagccagtttcataatagcgcttgatggtttttgcgactgcacttgatgaaactttcaaagttcttgaaatgttccggattgactgaccttcatgtctaaaagtaatgatggactgttgtttctctttgcttattggagctgttcttgccataatatggacttggtcttttactaaatagagctatcttctttataccaccccttacttgtcacaacacaacaactgattggctcaaacgtattaagaaggaagcctcccgggtggcgcagtggtctagggcactgcatcgcagtgctagctgtgctacCAGAGACTCTGgatttgcgcccaggctctgtcgcagccggccgcgaccgggaggtccatggggcgacgcacaattggcctagcgtcatccgggttagggagggtttggccggtagggatatccttgtctcatcgcgcactagcgactcctgtggcagacctggcgcagtgcgcgctaaccaggtcgccaggtgcacggtgtttccttcgacacattggtgcggctccccaattttcatggtatccaatatCTTGTTTCAaagctacaactcccgtacaggctcgggagagacgacaaaggtcgaaagccatgcgtcctccaaaacacaacccaaccaagccacactgcttcttaacccGGGTTGGATGCgtactgtgttaagaagcagtgcgtccTGGTTGGggtgtgtttcggaggacgcatggctttcgaccttcatctctcccgagcccgtatgggagttgtagcgatgagacaagatagtaactaacaattggataccatgaaaattggggagaaaaaacgtattaagaaggaaagcagttccacaaattaactaggagcacctgttaattaaaatgcattcccgctgactacctcatgaagctggttgagagaatgtcaagagtgtgcaaagctgtcaaggcaaagggtggccatttgaagaatctcaaatataaaatatattttgatttgttacaaaaaaaagtttaaatggttactacatgatttcatgtgtgtcatttcatagtttgtgTAAagacaatatagaaaatagtcaaaaataaagaaaaacccttgaatgagtgtgtccaaacttgactggtactgtatatattttcttCCACAAGGGGTGGGTGTTGCAGCGCTCTCAGCTTCCCTACTTCCCGCTGCTAtgagcatccacattaatgtactagtgtttagaaacatattctattcttaattATAATACAAATGACTCCAATGGCAATACATGATTTACCATTCATTGCTATTGGGTACAAAATAGTCTGAAACACAGCCAAAACTAATTGCAAATGCATCCAATAagtttgtagtcacaagcttgatgtcgtCATTGCGTGCTAGAAAtaatgggaccaaatactaaagtTTTGACTACTTTATTCATAAGAATCTTTTAGGGTGTCAATTTTTACCCCTACCTTAGAGAAAAAAAGTATTACTTGTTAATCGTCATCTTTCTTTGCCACATACACCGGCTAGGTGcagttttacagggtcagtcatagtagtacggcacccctggagcaaattagggttaattgccttgctcaagggcacatcaacatttttcaccttgttggctcTGGCGTTTGAaccaacaacctttcggttactggcacaacgctctaaaCGCAACATTTGGTTCGTCTACAAATAAATGCTTGATATGTTAGATTCACGTTTctatctcaaccaaaaatctaagttgatagcactaaatcaaatcaaaaactttaaatgcacttcaaataaagtttgatttagaACTATTTTTAGACTTAGATTTTTGGTGAAGATGGAGACGTGAGTCGAACATATCAAGCGTTTATTTGTAGACCAACTAGATGttgtgtttagagcgttgggccagtaaccggaaggttgttgGAAGAGCTACTCCTCTGTTTAGCACTTCCACTTGGCTTTAGGTTGTTGAACAGAGCCTTTGCCTTCCCATATTTGAGTTTGCTTACAACACTTACAAGACTAAATCTAGCTAATATTTCATTGAATACAAGATAGCAAACCGTAAGCTGATAAGATACAATTGAACAAACGGTAACTCATTTGCAACTGTTTAAAGATCAAAGTTGCTTGCAATAAGATCTGCTGAATCATGTTCAAGTGTTACAATGGTTGTATTGACAGGTGCAATGGCATGATACTGCATTGGTGCACTTAAAGCCTCCATATGTGTTGTGTtaagtatatacagtggggtacAAAATTATTGACGCCCTTGATAAAGGTTAGCAATAATGAATATTGATATTGAGCTATActgtatttaaaatatatatatatatatatatacttaatctttctctgagcaattgtacaACAAGAAAATTTGGTATTCCTAAGGATTTGTATAaataaagtagtaaaaagtttaGAACTTGGTctcatattcctagcacgcaatgacatcaagcttgtgactctacaaacttggaTGCATTTAAAGTTTTTGGTTGTTTTtccagattattttgtgcccaatagatattaatggtaaataatgtgttgtcattttggagtcatctacattgtaaataagaatagaatgtttCTAAATACCTctacttctacattcatgtggatctgactacagataatcctgaatgaattgaGTGAGACGGTTAGTGTTGAAGCTCATACCCCCAATACATGCTAATGAAAAATGAAATTCCTATTTTCCTCAGGAGGCGATGTGTGGGGATTTATTGAATGACGCTCAAACATTCTTATGACTATAAAATGTTCTCATAAAAAGCATATTTTAACATTGTCTGCTCAGGCAAATTAGCCGAACTGCTAAACCAAATCAGATCTCCCGTACATACCCCTCCTGGTGAAGGCAGCCAATGGCCTGCTTCTATCTACGATGTAAACACAGCCTCCTGTGAAAATACGAACTGCATTCAGATATGCAGTGCagtcggaaagtgttcagaccccttgactttttccacattttgttacgttacagccttattctaacattgatTAATTTATTTtacccccctcaatctacacacaataccccataatgacaaatcaaacaGGTTTTTACACTTAATTTTAAAAAAcctaaatattacatttacatacattttcagaccctgtactttgttgaaacacctttggaagtgattacagcctcaagtcttcttgggtatgacactacaagcttggcatacctgtatttggggagtttctcccattcttctctgcagattctctcaagctctatcaggttggatggggagcatcactgcacagttatgttctctccagagatgttcgatccagggttcaagtccaggctctggctagcCCACTCAAGGaaattgagacttgtcccgaagaaaCTTCTacgctgtcttggctgtgtgtttagggtcgttgtcctgttggagggtGAATCTGTGCCCCAGTATTAGGTCCTAAGCGCTTTGGAGCAGATTTTCATGAAGAATTTCTCCGTACTTTTCTCctttaatctttccctcgatcctgactagtctcccagtccctgccactgaaacacatctccacagcatgacgctgccaccaccatgcttcatgtatgtgccttttaatgagtgtcttccatctggccactctaccataaaggcctgattggtgaagtgctgcagagatggttgtccttctggaaggttctcccatctccacagagcaactctggagctctgtcagagtgaccatcgggttcttggtcacctccctgaccaaggcccttctcccccgatcgcAGTTTGCCTGGCCGGCCAATTATAGGAAGGGttttggttgttccaaacttcttccatttaagaatgatggagaactgtgttcttggggactttcaatgttGCATAAATtgtttggtatccttccccagatctatgctgcaacacaatcctgtctcagagctctacgggccactcaattaaatttaccacaggtggacttcaatcaagttagagaaacatctcacggatgatcaatggaaacaggatgcagctgagctcaattttgagtctcatggcagggtctgaatacttatgtaaataaggtatgtttttcatttttaatagatttgcaaaaatgtctaaacctgtttttcgTATTGTCATTATCAGGTATGGTGCATAGATTGAGGGGGGGAAtataatcagttttagaataaggctgtagcataacaaaatgtggaaaagtcaaggtcTGAATACACTAACTTGCTCCCAAAGAATGAATTAAGATAAATATATGTTTAAGTGCATTTGAAATATGCAGCATGCAATACGAATTGTCTTGATCGTATGAAAAGGTAACTCCGTTGACCATTTATTAAGCCCCGTTTTTTTGGCACTTAGAAGTCAACCCAGGTTGGGCTGGCCTTAGTGGGCTTGCTCAATTTGCATTTCCACTGCTTCCAGGTATTAGAAATCATGTCATGTTGCTAGGTAGACCATATGTGACTGCAGCTGGCAATTAGGTGCTAGTGGAAAAGGGGCTTTAGTGTTTAATTAGCTATTAGTCAATGAATTCAATTGCCATAGCCACGGGAGGTAGGGTTGCTGACCTGAGAAATTtgaatttatatatattttttttacacaaaagtagtgcattggGCTTTTAGCGTTAGTGGACAGATGCCTGCAGCACAGGTACACATTTTTTTCCAGCATGTCCACTTTGGAGAGTTGTTTAATAAAGAATTGTCTTTCAGGATTCAATAGTTGGAGTTATAAGAGTTGTTGCCCTGTCAGATTCAGTGTGATTTTTATTCCAATGGAATCAgtaaagaacaaaaccctgtcctcaaaATGCTCAAGGTTATGGGCAAAGACAAAATAtccatatcaaatcaaataacatAGAAAACCACTTTGTGCAGTATTGATTTACTTAATGTACATTACTGTATTTTGCATAGTCTGGTCATCTAGGTTTGTACCTGTAGACTTTCGATCACCATGAAGAAAAACTATGCTCAATACAGTAATTGAGTAAGTTGAGACATCAAGTGATTTGCGATGATGTGgctcatttggtagagcatgACGCTTGCAATGCTacggttgtgggttcaattcccactggGGAaaagtatgcactcactactgacATTTacactggataagagtgtctactaaaatGGAATAGGACATAGACCATTTCAGATTTTTACATAGAAATCAGTTGCATTTGCAAAGTATTTcaagaaactggaaaacattttaTATTCCACAAGTATGATCAGATTAACTTTTGTACAGATAATTATCAGACTCAAGTTAAATGCTAGTAAACACTCATGTTTAGTTTACTTAAAAAAGtggtgcactgggcctttactagttctgTATCAGTGGACCGGTATAGACTTCTTCAGCGCTGGCTATTTTTCTTCTTCTGCATTCTGATGTATAAATAGTGACGGCTAATTCAAACTGTAGTAGGATAGTTCTCACAGATGAGTGAGTCAACCCATGCTTGGTGAATAGCACTTGGTTGATCTCTGTGAGCAGGACACAGGAGTGCTGAATAAATCACATCAAAGGAATGTAGGTTGAGAGCTAGAAAATGAACATCCCGACAGTCTGAGGCAGAGTGCTCTGGAATCATCCTACTCCAAAAATAGACAGGGATAATTTGGCATTCTTTATTTGTTAGTATGAATGAAAATAGTGGGTGGTGCCTTGATGACTATTACATTTACACTACTTGTGCTATAGATTTTTGTAGTCTTAAATTATTACTTTGAATAAACTGATAGCTTAAACTCCTTGTCCCGGAATGACATGCTAGCTAGTGATAAAGCTATCTGCTCCTGCTAGCTAGCAACAGATCTACAGTACTTgtgactagctagctacattgctAGGGTTGCAGTGTTCTGTTGGGAGTCATTTTACAGCTTGCATTGATTGTATCACATTTCTATAACTAAATAGATAgcttacaaataaaaaaaatgatagCAGTTTGTCACCAGCTGTCTACTACCTTAGATACAGATAACATGATCagcagagatagaacacaggttTTACAGTTTAGTACTGGGCGGCGTTTTGCATGTCCAGCTAGCCaaccaattttttttattttattattattattattacatttacaagAATTGACATTGCCAACAAACGGAGATGTGTTCAGAATAAATACATATACACAATAAGTTTTTAAAAAACTTCTCCTTTGACAGAGATTGATCGTCTCAAACTAAAGCAGACAGGTCGTAGCAAGCGATCTGCGATATAATCAGAAGGAAACAAAGACAGGGCTGGAAACAGACGGCACCAGATAAACTCTGGCCAATCCAATGTCAACCTTAAGCCCTCATTCCCTGTGCACTTTGGAGATCATACCGCACTTGTAAACCTTGAGGAAATTTGGATTTTCAGTTTACCTTCAAAATTTAAACGGAAATATATTTGACTCCAATTGTGATAGCAGTGTTTGTGCAAGCATGTAATTTGACACAGACAGTACTTGCCTGCAGACACAGGTATGTATTATTCTGACAACTGGAAGCCTCCCCATGTGAGGGAAGCCTACCATGTTGTAATAGGTTTTTACAATAACCAAATTCCATTGTATTTTAGAGCCACTTTGTAAATACTGCAATGCATGATCGAACCACTGCTTCAAATGATTTTCAaactactgtatgtgtgtgtatctattTGTAGTGGGAGTGGTATTTGTAATTTCATGTTTATGTATCCTGATATTATTGGTGTTATGGGAGTAGttgttttatcataaatgttaAACCTGCGTTCATGTTGCAATGAGAGAGAGTCAAAATGACTCATTACATGTTttaatcacatcaaatcaaactgAAAGTCATCAGTTACATTAATTGAATCTGTATTGGAACATGATAAATGGAAGTAAAGGGGCTTACTTGTTCTTTTGCTACATGTAAATTGATACTCCACCATGAGTTTTAAAATGGTGCCTTGCATTAAATTGTCTAAAGTGGGTGGAGGAATATTGaattatttattgtattttttaaatgatcTGCACTTAAGTTAAACATTTTCTAATTATACTTATCTTTGGGCAACAGGTAAATTAAACTATTGTGTTCTAATGTTGTTTGATTTATATTGCAGCAGGGTGGCCAATGGTCATAATGCACCACAAGGCATGCTGGGTCAATTAAGTCTAAATCTGTGTAATCTgtactgccctaccaagcaagcaagaaggcagtaactgctcatttggTCAAAAATTAGTTAGTCATTTTTGCTACATAAAATACATGcttaatcatgtggacaagtatcctgccttGTATTGTGTTTGAGAAAATGGAGGTCATGTTAGAAGTAACTGCATAAATgtactgtgaaaccaaggtaaataaaagtcatttttctcagttccacactatgagcagttactgcatttttgcttggtagggcagtgtATCTTTCAAGGTCAATTTGCTAAGATGTTTAGTAGTATACGTTTGTCAACTTTGCGTGAGTGCCTGCGTATTACAAACTGAGCAATTGCAGTTTGAGACCTAGTTTCTGTCTGCTTTTGACTTTATATGTACAAGTTGCTAtgccaaataaaaaaaatgaatgttAGATGTATGTGATCGCTGCGGGAATTGAATCCATGGTGATGCATTGATGTTACCAGTGTTAAACTCGTACATACTGAGCAACACACCTCTGAAGTAATATTCCTTATCTATGGATACAGTTCTCAGTGTTGGGAGGTCTTcagaaatgtaaaatatatttagtgCAGGGAGGACAATATACAGGATATGCTGAAGGCTGCAGAACAAGCTGTTAAATGCACCACAGGCTTACAGTTAGCTACCAGTAGGGACATGCAATCCGCTGAGTGCTGTGTGGCTGAATTGTCTAACCCTTGGTTTTTAAAAAGTTTGTAGGAACAGCATGGTATGACTTACCTTAACAGCATGGTATATGTGCAGTTGTTTATGCAGAGCTGGCTTTAATTGTACTTAGTGTATGCCAGCTGTGCTATGAATCATCTAAAACCACATGAACTAGAACCTA
This sequence is a window from Oncorhynchus keta strain PuntledgeMale-10-30-2019 chromosome 14, Oket_V2, whole genome shotgun sequence. Protein-coding genes within it:
- the LOC118394248 gene encoding neuropeptide FF receptor 1-like, with the translated sequence MEVWSSEEEKGLTELEGSTGTMIALNSSSHLLLYYDAANHTNYTTTNNITYFPYYQHSLPVAASFILAYLFIFLLCMVGNVLVCLIVLGNRRMRTVTNLFILNLAVSDLLVGIFCIPTTLVDNLITGWPFTNTVCKLSGLVQGMSVAASVFTLVAIAVDRFRCIVYPFQPKLTLLVAKATIAMIWVLAVVIMCPSAAALTVEEVADHYMVYSQNYNMTYPLYSCYENFADPKMRKVYTTVLFAHIYLVPLTLITVMYGRIGVKLYTSVVSSREPQDAAPPPPPARHDGGRPQISQKKIKVIKMLIVVALLFMLSWLPLWTLMLLTDYGGLGEEQLELLTGYIFPFAHWLAFSNSSVNPIIYGYFNENFKRGFQAVCQTNSCCPTGNRGEVTGRGTREGRARDGGNGGLDGGGLRDPTSNPNPLLFGARNKVYTDGNVADSVLLELELKKNSKVGSNTVHIEGRGTGASGGMGIGYVMNKKGIHVEEPTSPMGVCQAWDH